CGTACTCAATCGACGCGACCTTCGCAGGAATTCCTGCCTTATCGCGCTTGAAATCGACGAGACGATACTGTCGCTTGTGCCCACCCCCACGATGCCGTACGGTAAGCCGTCCGGACCCATTCCGACCCCCACTTTTTCTCAATGGTCGGAGAAGCGCCTTCTCAGGGACAGCTCTAGTCACATCGGCGTACTCCAGCACCGTTTGAAAACGTCTGCCTGGAGATGTCGGCTTATATATTCGGATCGGCATCTACGCTCCCTCGAAGAATTCAATGGTTTCCCCTTCATTCAGGGTTGCCACTGCCTTCTTCCAATTGGATGTACGACCGACAAAACGGCCCAGCCGCTTTTTCTTGCCCTTTACGGAGAGCGTTCGCACCTGACGCACCTTCACCCGAAAAAGCGATTCAACCGCCCGCTTAATCTCGATCTTGTTGGCATCTCCGGCAACTTCGAAAAGGTACTGGTTAGCGCGATCCTTCAAATCCGTCCCCTTTTCGGTGATAAGAGGA
The nucleotide sequence above comes from Candidatus Methylomirabilis tolerans. Encoded proteins:
- a CDS encoding 50S ribosomal protein L23 → MREVYQIIRRPLITEKGTDLKDRANQYLFEVAGDANKIEIKRAVESLFRVKVRQVRTLSVKGKKKRLGRFVGRTSNWKKAVATLNEGETIEFFEGA